One region of Natronorubrum aibiense genomic DNA includes:
- a CDS encoding archease: MTQKRGQRFELREHTADIAVEAAGDSLEDVFAAVADGLAAASCEDVPAEIGDRFSLSVTAESREALLFDYLDELIYLRDVRVELPVDHRVDRIDDSENGDADRWTLEASARGVPLTEIDAREVKAVTYSEMRLERVDDEWEAYVVFDV, translated from the coding sequence ATGACACAGAAACGGGGCCAACGGTTCGAACTTCGAGAGCACACCGCCGACATCGCCGTCGAAGCCGCCGGCGACTCGCTCGAGGATGTCTTCGCGGCGGTCGCCGACGGACTTGCAGCCGCCTCCTGTGAGGACGTCCCCGCCGAGATCGGCGACCGATTCTCGCTTTCGGTGACCGCCGAAAGCCGCGAGGCCTTGCTGTTCGATTACCTCGACGAACTGATCTACCTGCGAGACGTCCGCGTCGAACTTCCGGTCGACCATCGCGTGGACCGGATCGACGACAGCGAAAACGGTGATGCGGACAGGTGGACACTCGAGGCCAGCGCCCGCGGCGTCCCCCTCACGGAGATCGACGCTCGCGAGGTGAAAGCCGTGACCTACTCCGAGATGCGACTCGAGCGCGTCGACGACGAGTGGGAGGCGTACGTCGTCTTCGATGTCTGA
- a CDS encoding RtcB family protein — protein sequence MSDSTFDADGITLEKVREYVWEIPQEGEMNTPARVLASEVLLEEIKEDKTLQQLKNTTHLPGITKHAICMPDGHQGYGFPVGGVGALDAENGCISPGAVGYDINCGVRMMKTNLTYDDLKGRETELVDSLFANVPSGLGGGGIVESGIDTVDEILARGVDWALENGYAVEDDLRHCEDEGHRAEADSSKISQKAKDRGKNQIGSLGSGNHFLEVQRVTDVFHDEVGSAYGLEEDQIVVLIHCGSRGLGHQTCNDYLRKIEKQHQGLLNTLPDKELAAAPAGSQLAEDYYGAMNAAINFAWVNRQLIMHRTREVFERVFDRSWEDMEMDLLYDVAHNIAKKEVHDVDGEERELYVHRKGATRAFPAGHPEVPKAYRDVGQPVIIPGSMGTGSYVLRGGENSMELTFGSTAHGAGRLMSRTQAKSEYWGGDVQQELEEQDQIYVKAQSGATVAEEAPGVYKDVDEVVRISDELGIGDKVARTFPVCNIKG from the coding sequence ATGAGCGATTCTACGTTCGACGCCGACGGCATCACGCTCGAGAAGGTGCGTGAGTACGTCTGGGAAATCCCACAGGAAGGCGAGATGAACACGCCGGCACGGGTACTGGCGAGCGAGGTGCTGCTCGAGGAGATCAAAGAGGACAAGACGCTCCAGCAACTCAAGAACACGACCCACCTGCCGGGGATCACGAAACACGCGATCTGTATGCCCGACGGGCATCAGGGCTACGGCTTTCCGGTTGGCGGCGTCGGCGCACTCGACGCCGAGAACGGCTGTATTTCGCCGGGCGCGGTCGGGTACGACATCAACTGTGGGGTCCGAATGATGAAGACGAACCTCACCTACGACGACCTCAAAGGCCGCGAGACGGAACTCGTCGACTCGCTGTTCGCGAACGTCCCCTCGGGGCTTGGCGGAGGCGGCATCGTCGAATCCGGCATCGACACCGTCGACGAAATCTTAGCGCGGGGCGTCGACTGGGCACTCGAGAACGGCTACGCCGTCGAAGACGACCTGCGTCACTGTGAGGACGAGGGCCACCGGGCTGAGGCCGACTCGTCGAAAATCAGCCAGAAAGCCAAGGACCGGGGGAAAAACCAGATCGGCTCGCTGGGGTCGGGGAACCACTTCCTCGAGGTTCAGCGCGTGACCGACGTCTTCCACGACGAGGTGGGGTCGGCCTACGGCCTCGAGGAAGACCAGATCGTCGTCCTGATCCACTGCGGCTCGCGGGGGCTGGGCCATCAGACGTGTAACGACTACCTTCGAAAGATCGAAAAACAGCATCAGGGCCTGCTAAACACGCTCCCGGATAAGGAACTCGCGGCCGCGCCAGCGGGCTCACAGCTCGCCGAAGACTACTACGGCGCGATGAACGCGGCGATCAACTTCGCGTGGGTCAACCGCCAGCTGATCATGCACCGCACGCGAGAAGTCTTCGAACGAGTCTTCGACCGCTCGTGGGAGGACATGGAGATGGACCTGCTGTACGACGTGGCCCACAACATCGCGAAAAAAGAGGTCCACGACGTTGATGGGGAAGAACGAGAACTCTACGTCCACCGCAAAGGAGCGACACGGGCGTTCCCGGCCGGCCACCCAGAGGTGCCAAAGGCCTACCGCGACGTCGGCCAGCCGGTGATCATTCCCGGCAGCATGGGCACCGGCAGCTACGTCCTCCGTGGTGGCGAGAACTCGATGGAGTTGACGTTTGGCTCGACCGCACACGGCGCGGGGCGGCTGATGAGCCGCACCCAGGCCAAAAGCGAGTACTGGGGCGGCGACGTCCAACAGGAACTCGAGGAACAGGACCAGATCTACGTCAAGGCTCAGTCCGGCGCGACGGTCGCTGAGGAAGCACCCGGCGTCTACAAGGACGTCGACGAAGTCGTTCGGATCTCGGACGAACTCGGCATCGGCGATAAAGTCGCACGGACGTTCCCCGTCTGCAACATCAAAGGCTAA
- a CDS encoding DUF1611 domain-containing protein: protein MHADVHTSVTRIADLEQRSYDVEPRPKSEWWTGDYVFARVTQRPNPGVRVENPQGRRVELMEGETIVGALGTRRATRELVGSWQDVDDAGLLDIMTGGGVLGRVTSASPFSQTPVEVEYEGHVVVDGDVARMSDYGLTATSATPEPPVVLVLGTSMSAGKTMTGRVITRVLVENGYDVAACKLTGAGTYGDVLSMEVAGADPIYDFVDAGLPTTVVPEDTFREAVRPVFARLQEADVIVAEVGASPLEPYNGEAVVDMLEDHVAFTVLCASDPYAVVGIEEAFGHSPDLVAGITTNTTAGVDLVEELVDCSALNVQNEAAKEPLEEHLLEALTDA, encoded by the coding sequence ATGCACGCAGACGTTCACACCTCAGTGACGCGAATCGCCGATCTCGAGCAGCGCTCGTACGATGTCGAACCCCGGCCCAAGTCGGAGTGGTGGACGGGAGATTACGTGTTCGCTCGGGTGACTCAACGCCCCAACCCTGGCGTCAGAGTCGAGAACCCGCAGGGGAGACGCGTCGAACTGATGGAGGGTGAGACGATCGTCGGCGCGCTTGGAACCCGTCGCGCGACCCGCGAACTGGTCGGCAGCTGGCAGGACGTCGACGACGCCGGACTGCTGGATATTATGACCGGGGGCGGCGTTCTCGGTCGAGTTACCTCGGCCTCACCGTTCAGTCAGACGCCGGTCGAGGTCGAATACGAGGGTCACGTCGTCGTCGACGGCGACGTCGCCCGAATGTCCGACTACGGTCTGACGGCCACATCGGCCACGCCCGAACCCCCGGTCGTCCTCGTCCTCGGCACGAGCATGTCGGCCGGCAAGACGATGACCGGCCGGGTGATCACCCGCGTACTGGTCGAAAACGGGTACGACGTCGCCGCCTGCAAATTGACGGGTGCGGGAACCTATGGCGACGTGTTATCGATGGAGGTCGCGGGCGCAGACCCGATCTACGACTTCGTCGACGCGGGGCTGCCGACGACGGTCGTCCCCGAAGACACCTTCCGGGAGGCCGTCCGACCGGTTTTCGCCCGACTGCAGGAGGCGGACGTCATCGTCGCCGAGGTCGGTGCCAGCCCGCTTGAGCCGTACAACGGGGAAGCCGTTGTCGACATGCTCGAGGACCACGTCGCGTTTACCGTGCTCTGTGCGTCCGATCCCTACGCGGTCGTCGGGATCGAGGAGGCGTTCGGCCACTCGCCCGACCTCGTCGCGGGGATCACGACGAACACGACCGCGGGCGTCGACCTCGTCGAGGAACTCGTCGACTGTTCGGCGCTCAACGTCCAGAACGAGGCGGCCAAAGAGCCCCTCGAGGAGCATCTCCTCGAGGCGCTCACCGACGCTTAG
- a CDS encoding M20 family metallopeptidase, whose translation MTASENESAVEQQLLDWAHAHREDLERSLLELVELETPTENPETFDAFFDRLAGDFHELGLETERIPGDETGGRLEAWSPGRNNADEIQLVIGHADTVWPLGTVEEDPPEIRDDVLEGPGALDMKGGLTQAVFALRALEDLSLESSLPVHVLVSSDEEIGSPESKPRIIELAKQANRVFVLEPASGPEGKIKTARKAVGHFTVTIEGKAAHAGLEPEEGASATEELGTVIHRLHELTDIDSGVTVNVGQVEAGLRSNVVAPNARAEVDVRAPTDDAAEAVAAEIRSLEATTPGTKLTIDGGFGRPPMEPTAGNRLLWERIQTLGDRLGLTLEGTRSGGASDGNDASQHAPTIDGFGAVGDGAHQTYEYVKLDALAERVALLAACLYDEPLPTDPHR comes from the coding sequence ATGACCGCTTCCGAAAACGAATCCGCCGTCGAACAGCAACTGTTGGACTGGGCCCACGCCCATCGCGAGGACCTAGAGCGGTCTCTTCTCGAGCTTGTCGAGCTGGAGACGCCCACGGAGAATCCAGAAACGTTCGACGCCTTCTTCGATCGGTTGGCGGGCGATTTCCACGAGCTCGGGCTCGAGACTGAGCGCATCCCGGGTGACGAAACCGGCGGCCGGCTCGAGGCCTGGTCACCCGGTCGCAATAACGCCGACGAGATCCAGCTCGTGATCGGGCACGCGGATACCGTCTGGCCGCTCGGGACCGTCGAGGAGGACCCACCCGAGATTCGGGACGATGTCCTCGAGGGGCCGGGCGCGCTCGATATGAAAGGCGGCCTGACACAGGCCGTCTTCGCGCTTCGGGCCCTCGAGGACCTCTCGCTCGAGTCGTCGCTGCCGGTTCACGTTCTCGTCTCGAGCGACGAAGAGATCGGCAGCCCCGAATCCAAACCGCGGATCATCGAACTCGCCAAGCAAGCGAACCGGGTATTCGTGCTCGAGCCCGCCAGCGGCCCGGAGGGAAAGATCAAGACTGCACGGAAAGCTGTCGGCCACTTCACAGTCACGATCGAGGGCAAGGCTGCCCACGCCGGCCTCGAGCCCGAAGAAGGCGCCAGTGCGACGGAGGAACTCGGTACTGTCATTCACCGACTCCACGAACTCACCGACATCGATTCGGGCGTCACCGTCAACGTCGGGCAGGTGGAAGCGGGGCTTCGGTCCAACGTCGTCGCGCCGAACGCACGGGCCGAAGTCGACGTCCGCGCCCCCACCGACGACGCAGCCGAGGCCGTCGCGGCGGAGATCCGCTCGCTCGAAGCGACGACGCCGGGAACCAAACTGACGATCGACGGCGGATTCGGACGGCCGCCGATGGAACCCACGGCAGGGAATCGCCTGCTCTGGGAGCGGATCCAGACGCTCGGGGACCGACTTGGACTCACGCTCGAAGGGACGCGCTCGGGTGGTGCAAGCGACGGGAACGACGCCAGCCAGCATGCCCCCACGATCGACGGGTTCGGTGCGGTCGGCGACGGAGCCCACCAGACCTACGAGTACGTGAAACTCGATGCACTCGCCGAGCGGGTCGCGCTCCTCGCCGCCTGCCTGTACGACGAACCGCTTCCAACCGACCCACACCGTTAG
- a CDS encoding flavin reductase: MPLSTDPDLITLQPEQSFFETLYTAAPLVIVGTRNEDGSENLAPKHMAMPLGWSDQFGFVCTPEHGTYGNVERTGVFTVSYPRPDDILDASLAAAPRDSDGAKPSLTEIETVDADAVDAPAVAGAYGVLECELERFVEFDDGELVAGTVVAKYVHTDAYRSDDAEPETLLERAPVLAHLYPDRFAAISESQAFPFPEGFER, encoded by the coding sequence ATGCCCCTCTCAACTGATCCCGATCTCATCACGCTGCAGCCGGAGCAGTCGTTTTTCGAGACGCTGTATACGGCGGCTCCGCTGGTGATTGTCGGGACACGTAACGAAGACGGCTCGGAGAACCTGGCGCCGAAGCATATGGCGATGCCGCTGGGCTGGTCGGACCAGTTCGGGTTCGTCTGTACGCCCGAACACGGGACGTACGGGAACGTCGAACGGACGGGGGTGTTTACCGTCAGCTATCCTCGGCCCGATGACATACTCGACGCCAGCCTCGCCGCAGCGCCCCGGGATTCAGACGGGGCGAAACCATCGCTTACGGAAATCGAAACGGTCGATGCCGACGCCGTCGACGCGCCTGCTGTCGCTGGAGCGTACGGAGTGTTGGAATGCGAACTCGAGCGATTCGTCGAGTTCGACGACGGCGAACTCGTCGCCGGCACCGTTGTCGCCAAATACGTTCACACTGATGCCTACCGCAGCGACGACGCCGAACCCGAGACGCTGCTCGAGCGGGCACCGGTGCTAGCGCACCTCTATCCCGACCGGTTCGCTGCGATCAGTGAGAGTCAGGCGTTCCCGTTCCCGGAGGGGTTCGAGCGATGA
- the moaA gene encoding GTP 3',8-cyclase MoaA produces the protein MLADDFGREVTGVRVSLTDRCNFDCVYCHNEGLGDTRGPMDPQDDEMSTDDVVRFLEVAAEFDVDSVKFTGGEPMLRQDLEEIIERTPDQMEVSLTTNGTFLPGRAEALVDAGLERVNVSQDALDPKDFAEITKSGAYEKVIEGVEAALEAGLDPVKLNMVVFEHTAGYVPQMVDHVAENEGMQLQLIEYMPELTGKPEWNVDIGRVHDWLAEQADEIEHREMHDRKRYWVSSDNGDGRGMVEIVDPVENPTFCANCHRVRVTHQGYLKGCLNRNDDLKPMGEMTKPEIREAFREVVANRVPYYGEYMIRNGDGEWEINDEYIETYAEI, from the coding sequence ATGCTCGCCGACGATTTCGGGCGCGAGGTAACCGGGGTCAGGGTTTCACTTACCGACCGGTGCAATTTCGACTGCGTCTACTGTCACAACGAGGGGTTAGGGGATACTCGCGGACCGATGGATCCACAGGACGACGAGATGTCGACCGACGACGTCGTTCGGTTTCTCGAGGTCGCAGCCGAGTTCGACGTCGACTCGGTCAAGTTCACCGGCGGCGAGCCGATGCTGCGCCAGGACTTAGAGGAGATCATCGAGCGAACGCCCGACCAGATGGAAGTCTCGTTGACGACCAACGGCACGTTCCTGCCCGGCCGGGCCGAGGCACTCGTAGATGCTGGCCTCGAACGGGTCAACGTCTCGCAGGACGCCCTCGATCCGAAAGACTTCGCCGAAATTACGAAAAGCGGCGCGTACGAGAAAGTCATCGAGGGCGTCGAGGCGGCGCTCGAGGCCGGACTCGATCCGGTCAAACTCAACATGGTCGTCTTCGAGCACACGGCAGGCTACGTCCCGCAGATGGTCGACCACGTCGCCGAAAACGAAGGGATGCAGTTACAGCTGATCGAGTACATGCCAGAGCTGACGGGCAAGCCCGAATGGAACGTCGACATCGGGCGCGTTCACGACTGGCTGGCCGAGCAGGCCGACGAGATCGAACACCGCGAGATGCACGACCGAAAACGGTACTGGGTCAGCAGCGACAACGGCGACGGACGGGGCATGGTCGAAATCGTCGACCCCGTCGAAAATCCGACGTTCTGTGCGAACTGTCACCGCGTTCGGGTGACCCATCAGGGGTATCTAAAGGGCTGTCTCAACCGCAACGACGACCTCAAACCGATGGGCGAGATGACCAAACCCGAGATCCGCGAGGCGTTTCGGGAAGTCGTCGCCAACCGCGTCCCCTACTACGGCGAGTACATGATCCGAAACGGCGACGGCGAGTGGGAGATCAACGACGAGTACATCGAGACCTACGCCGAGATCTGA
- a CDS encoding 30S ribosomal protein S13, which translates to MSEEEPQDQQDDEDLQYFVRIGQTDLDGTKTVERSLSEMNGIGRRTARLIADEAGVDRTATFGRLDDDVIDNVVDIVENYAGNVPDWLNNRQSDFYSGETTHEIGNDLQLTRQHDINRMKMIDSYKGVRHKRGQKVRGQRTKSTGRTEGTIGVNVEEIREEQAEGGEEGEGE; encoded by the coding sequence ATGAGCGAGGAAGAACCTCAAGATCAACAAGACGACGAAGACCTTCAGTACTTCGTCCGCATCGGGCAAACCGACCTCGATGGGACGAAGACTGTCGAGCGCTCGCTCTCGGAGATGAACGGGATCGGTCGACGAACCGCCCGACTCATCGCCGACGAAGCGGGTGTCGACCGAACAGCGACGTTCGGTCGACTCGACGACGACGTCATCGACAACGTCGTCGACATCGTAGAGAACTACGCTGGGAACGTTCCTGACTGGCTCAACAACCGTCAGTCGGACTTTTACTCCGGGGAGACGACCCACGAGATCGGTAACGATCTCCAGCTCACCCGCCAGCACGACATCAACCGGATGAAGATGATCGACTCCTACAAAGGCGTCCGCCACAAGCGCGGCCAGAAGGTTCGCGGCCAGCGAACCAAGTCCACCGGTCGTACGGAGGGCACCATCGGAGTCAACGTCGAAGAAATCCGCGAAGAACAGGCCGAAGGCGGCGAAGAGGGTGAGGGCGAATAA
- a CDS encoding 30S ribosomal protein S4, translated as MPLGTDTKQYETPNHPYQGERIASEHSLLDRYGLSNKEELWRAQSELRSYRREARDLLGQAQDDEAVIRRSEEFLGRLKRVGILNESDELGDVLSLEIEDVLERRLQTVAYRKGLANTPQQARQFIIHGHVVVGEQRHCIPSYVVDVDEEDLVAFDENSPLADELHPERAEGQ; from the coding sequence ATGCCACTCGGCACCGACACCAAACAGTACGAGACGCCGAATCACCCGTATCAGGGTGAGCGCATCGCCTCCGAACACTCCCTGCTCGACCGCTACGGGCTGTCGAACAAAGAAGAACTCTGGCGAGCGCAGTCCGAGCTTCGCTCCTACCGGCGCGAGGCTCGTGACCTGCTCGGTCAGGCCCAAGACGACGAGGCCGTCATCCGCCGCTCCGAGGAGTTCCTCGGTCGGCTCAAGCGCGTCGGCATCCTGAACGAAAGCGACGAACTCGGCGACGTGCTGAGCCTCGAGATCGAAGACGTTCTCGAGCGTCGTCTCCAGACGGTCGCCTACCGCAAGGGGCTTGCGAACACACCCCAGCAGGCTCGACAGTTCATCATCCACGGGCACGTCGTGGTCGGCGAACAGCGCCACTGCATCCCATCGTACGTCGTCGACGTCGACGAGGAGGACCTCGTCGCGTTCGACGAGAACAGCCCACTCGCAGACGAACTCCACCCGGAACGAGCGGAGGGTCAATAA
- a CDS encoding 30S ribosomal protein S11: protein MSQDDEKWGVAHVHASFNNTVMTVTDLTGAETIAKSSGGTAVKQNRDEASPYAAMQMAESIAEEVKAAGITGLHVRVRGPGGNLQKSPGPGAQATIRALARSGIEIGRIEDVTPIPHDGSRAPKGKGGY, encoded by the coding sequence ATGAGTCAAGACGACGAGAAATGGGGCGTTGCCCACGTACACGCATCGTTCAACAACACCGTCATGACCGTGACTGACCTCACGGGCGCGGAGACGATCGCCAAATCCTCCGGTGGGACGGCGGTCAAACAGAACCGCGACGAGGCATCGCCGTACGCGGCCATGCAGATGGCCGAGTCCATCGCCGAAGAGGTCAAAGCAGCCGGTATCACGGGCCTGCACGTTCGCGTCCGCGGCCCAGGTGGCAACCTTCAGAAGTCCCCTGGCCCAGGCGCACAGGCAACGATCCGCGCACTCGCCCGCTCGGGCATCGAGATCGGGCGCATCGAAGACGTGACGCCGATCCCGCACGACGGATCGCGCGCACCGAAAGGCAAGGGCGGCTACTAG
- a CDS encoding DNA-directed RNA polymerase subunit D, translating to MTQDYDVEFVEHGERNAQFLVRGVTPAFANGLRRAMLADVPTLAIDTVRFIENSSVMFDEQLALRLGLVPLTTPPEAEFAEDDTVTLSIDVEGPATAYSGDLVSSDDLVQPADEKIPIIDLKDNQRLEAEADAVFNRGKNHAKHQGAVSAGYRHLQRVKVVDDLPEFEEQESQIVRGVIEVDGELIQTSEFDHDLSNRYPGKQVEVEDVPNAFVFNIETDGSFPVDELVTRAADSIEARAAELENAVQL from the coding sequence ATGACACAAGACTACGACGTCGAGTTCGTCGAACACGGGGAACGGAACGCACAGTTCCTCGTCCGCGGTGTCACACCCGCGTTCGCCAACGGGCTTCGTCGCGCGATGCTCGCCGACGTCCCGACGTTGGCCATCGATACCGTCCGGTTCATCGAGAACTCGTCGGTCATGTTCGACGAGCAACTCGCACTCCGGCTCGGGCTCGTCCCGCTGACGACCCCACCCGAAGCCGAGTTCGCCGAGGACGACACCGTCACACTCTCGATCGACGTCGAAGGACCAGCCACCGCCTACTCGGGCGATCTCGTCTCGAGCGACGACCTCGTGCAACCCGCAGACGAGAAGATTCCGATCATCGACCTCAAGGACAACCAGCGCCTCGAGGCCGAGGCTGACGCCGTCTTCAACCGCGGCAAGAATCACGCGAAACATCAGGGAGCCGTCTCCGCCGGGTATCGACACCTCCAGCGCGTGAAGGTCGTCGACGACCTGCCGGAGTTCGAAGAGCAGGAGTCCCAGATCGTCCGCGGTGTCATCGAAGTAGACGGTGAACTGATCCAGACGAGCGAGTTCGACCACGATCTGTCGAACCGCTACCCTGGAAAGCAAGTCGAGGTCGAAGACGTGCCGAACGCGTTCGTCTTCAACATCGAAACGGACGGCTCGTTCCCGGTCGACGAACTGGTCACGCGAGCCGCCGACTCGATCGAAGCACGCGCGGCCGAGCTCGAAAACGCAGTACAGCTATAG
- a CDS encoding 50S ribosomal protein L18e produces the protein MSSKTNPRLNDLIAELKSTSRETDADVWRDVADRLEKPRRTHAEVNLGRIERYAREEETVVVPGKVLGSGALQKNVTVAAVDFSSSAETKIDAVGDTVPLEQVLEENPQGSNVRVIR, from the coding sequence ATGAGTAGCAAGACTAATCCGAGGCTCAACGATCTTATCGCCGAGCTCAAGTCGACGTCCCGCGAGACGGACGCCGACGTCTGGCGAGACGTTGCGGACCGACTCGAAAAGCCCCGGCGCACCCACGCAGAGGTGAACCTGGGCCGCATCGAGCGATACGCACGCGAAGAAGAGACTGTCGTCGTTCCCGGCAAAGTGCTGGGCTCCGGCGCCTTACAGAAAAACGTCACCGTCGCAGCCGTCGACTTCTCCTCGTCCGCCGAGACGAAGATCGACGCCGTCGGTGACACGGTACCGCTCGAGCAGGTGCTCGAAGAGAACCCACAGGGATCCAACGTACGGGTGATTCGATGA
- a CDS encoding 50S ribosomal protein L13: MSIAEFDADVVVDARDCILGRVASEVSQRALDGERVAIVNAEDAVITGDKEDIFETYRTRIQLGSDSGPYYPRRPDTIFKRSVRGMLPYKKPRGREAFSNVRVYLGNPYEDDDDREAEILEGTSLDRLSNIRFVHLGEVSEQLGANVTW; encoded by the coding sequence ATGAGTATCGCAGAGTTCGATGCGGACGTCGTCGTCGACGCCCGTGACTGTATCCTTGGTCGCGTCGCCAGCGAAGTGTCCCAGCGCGCCCTCGACGGCGAGCGTGTCGCCATCGTCAACGCCGAAGACGCCGTCATCACCGGCGATAAAGAGGACATCTTCGAGACCTACCGCACGCGCATCCAGCTCGGCTCCGACAGCGGGCCGTACTACCCACGCCGACCCGACACGATCTTCAAGCGCTCCGTCCGTGGGATGTTGCCCTACAAGAAGCCGCGTGGCCGCGAAGCGTTCTCGAACGTTCGTGTCTACCTTGGCAACCCGTACGAGGACGACGACGACCGCGAGGCCGAGATCCTCGAGGGAACGTCGCTGGATCGACTTTCGAACATCCGCTTCGTCCACCTGGGCGAAGTTTCCGAACAACTCGGTGCTAACGTCACATGGTAA
- a CDS encoding 30S ribosomal protein S9: protein MVTNTSGKKKTAVARATVREGEGRVRINSKPVELVEPEMSRLKMLEPFRIAGEDLRSDMDVDVRVEGGGISGQADAVRTAIARGIVQHSNDAELRDAFMEFDRSLLVNDVRQSEPKKWGGPGARARYQKSYR from the coding sequence ATGGTAACGAATACGAGTGGAAAGAAAAAGACCGCCGTCGCTCGAGCGACCGTTCGCGAAGGCGAGGGTCGCGTTCGAATCAACTCCAAGCCAGTCGAACTGGTCGAACCGGAGATGTCCCGGCTCAAGATGCTCGAGCCGTTCCGCATCGCCGGTGAGGACCTCCGCAGCGACATGGACGTCGACGTTCGTGTCGAGGGTGGCGGAATCAGCGGTCAGGCAGACGCCGTCCGCACGGCCATCGCACGCGGGATCGTTCAGCACTCGAACGACGCCGAACTCCGTGACGCGTTCATGGAGTTCGACCGTTCGCTGCTGGTCAACGACGTTCGACAGTCCGAACCGAAGAAGTGGGGCGGCCCGGGCGCTCGGGCACGCTACCAGAAGTCCTACCGCTAA
- a CDS encoding DNA-directed RNA polymerase subunit N — protein sequence MMVPVRCFSCGTVVGEHWEEFDERANEGDEDPQKVLDELGVDRYCCRRMLVSHTDLVDVVSPYQ from the coding sequence ATGATGGTACCGGTCCGGTGTTTCAGCTGTGGGACTGTCGTCGGCGAGCACTGGGAGGAGTTCGACGAGCGCGCAAACGAAGGCGACGAGGACCCGCAAAAAGTCCTCGACGAGCTCGGTGTCGACCGCTACTGCTGTCGGCGCATGCTCGTCAGTCACACTGACCTCGTCGACGTCGTCTCGCCATACCAGTAA
- a CDS encoding DNA-directed RNA polymerase subunit K: MQQERHNRYEKARILGARALQVSYGAPVLVETEQTEPILIAAEEYDAGVLPFTVKRGSQ, from the coding sequence ATGCAACAGGAACGTCACAACCGCTACGAGAAAGCACGCATCCTCGGTGCGCGAGCGCTGCAGGTGTCGTACGGTGCGCCGGTGTTGGTCGAGACGGAGCAGACCGAACCGATCCTCATCGCCGCCGAAGAGTACGACGCCGGGGTGTTACCGTTCACCGTCAAACGAGGTAGCCAATGA